GCCTTGCGCCCGCACGCCGCGAGAAAATCGCAGTCGAGTTGCGCAACGCTGACGGGCAACATGCCGACGCTCTGCGACGCATTCACGAGTGACATCACGCCGTGCTCGCGCGCTACCTTGCAGATGCTCGCGGCGGGCTGAACCGCACCGGTGGAATTGGGCACTTGAGAGAACGTGACGAGCCGCGTGCGTGGCGTGATGGCGGCGGAGAACGATTCCGGTGCGAGCATGCCGGCCGCGTCAGCCGCGATCATTCTCACCACTACGCCGTGCGTGTGTTCCAGGCGGCGCCAAGGCAACAGGTTGCTGAGCATTTCGGTATCGGCGACGAGAATCTCGTCGCCCGGTTGCCAGCGAATGCCGTGCGCAACAAGCGAGATGGCTTCCGTCGCGTTCTTGGTGAAGGCGATTTCATGCGCGCCCGCCTCGATGAACGCGGCGAGTTCGCCGCGCACGGCGTCCACGCGGGCGTAGGTTTCCTTGCGGAACGAGGGCAGGTAGATGCCCACGTGCCCCGTGTCGAGCAGATAGCGACGTGCCTCGTCGAGCACGGAATCGGGCGGCAGGGACGCGGCGGCCGTGTCCATGTAGACGGTGGTGGCGGTCAGCGGCGTGGCTGCGCGGATGGCTTCGATATTCATGCTGCGTTTCAGGTCCAGAAGAAGGGAAGCGGATTACTTGTGCAGACGGCTGACGGAACCCCCGAAACTGAACAGGGCGTCGCCGGCGATGACGCCGCCCGCGAACGCGCTCATCTCGGCGGTATGGCGCTCGCCGCGCAGACGCGTGATGACAAAGCGGATCGCGAGTCCGGCAAGTACGGCCCAGCCAGCAAGTGGCGAAGCGATCAGCATGCCGGTCGAAAGCAGAATGCCGAGTTGCCGCTTGGCGCCGCCGAGCAATTGCAGGAGCGCGCCCGGAATCGCCCAGATGGAGAGGTTGCGGGCGATTTCCATCGACGAGCCGGCCTTCACCGACGCCGCATAAACGCGGTCGACGGGCGGCACCATGTTGCGCGAGAAGAAGTGATCGTGAAACGCGATCACGACGATCGCCGCGACGATGAAACCTGCCATCGCGGCGATCAGCTGCTGCCGGCGGCCTGCCAGTTCGGCGTCCATGTCGCGGCCTTCACCGCGCAGCAGATAGCCGGTCTTGAGGTCGTAACCCATGTCCGCGAACGCCGGGCCCGTGGCGGCCGAGAAGCCGGCCAGCACGGCCAGCGCCGAGGGCGGGAAGCCGATCACGATGCCGATCGTCAACGTGATGAGCGCGACGGCGAACGCCGGGAACCAGCCGGAATGCATCGCCGCGATGCCGACGATCAATTCGTGCGCGTAAGCGGCGAGCGCGGCATAGACGATGAAGCCGACCAGCATCCCCGGCGACAACTCGGTGATGTGACCTGCAAGCACCGAGATCAACAGCGCGACGAGCATGTACGCGATGAATCCGCCGGACAGCACGCGCGTTGCCCGCGCGCCCGACATTTCCAGATTGCGCGGATCGGTGTCGTTGCTTGCACGCGAGCGATGAATCTCGCGCGCCACCTGAAACAGCGCGACGATGCCCGCGCCGATCATCAGCCCGTGCGGAATATAGGCCGCCGCGATGTCGACATGAAGGAGCGGAATCGAATAGCCGCGGATCAGCAGACCTATGCCGAACATCGTCAGCGCGGCGAGATTGCCGAGGAAGGCCGCGCCGAACGCGGACATCGGCACGCCGACGATCGCGCCGGCAACGCCGGCCGCAACGCCGAGTCCGAGGAAGGCGGCCTTGCGGCCGCCTTGATCGCCGGCCCAGATGGCTTCGGCGGTAGCGACTCCGGCCGGCCACGTACCGGTCGCCGGAAAGATCTTGCTGCCGAAGAGGTGATAGAGCATCGCGCCGTCGACGAGCATCGCCGCAATGGCGCCGATGAGCATCGGCGTGACGAGTTCGGGCATGCCCATCGCGAACGGCACGCCGAGCGGGATCATCAGCGAATTGGCGGCGCCGAACGTGGCCGACGAAATGGCCGTC
The Caballeronia sp. NK8 genome window above contains:
- a CDS encoding aminotransferase class V-fold PLP-dependent enzyme, which translates into the protein MNIEAIRAATPLTATTVYMDTAAASLPPDSVLDEARRYLLDTGHVGIYLPSFRKETYARVDAVRGELAAFIEAGAHEIAFTKNATEAISLVAHGIRWQPGDEILVADTEMLSNLLPWRRLEHTHGVVVRMIAADAAGMLAPESFSAAITPRTRLVTFSQVPNSTGAVQPAASICKVAREHGVMSLVNASQSVGMLPVSVAQLDCDFLAACGRKALRATEGSGFLYVREAHIDKLEPVLAGWWNGTFDRTTGALSFVASARRFEAGCPVVPAILALGAALRYAREIGIDAIAERVRALTAYAVDQFSTLPGFELYGPTHVAQRIGIVPFNLRGVDPATLVSALEAQHCIIEAGGFMADTILARYGVSTMARVSLHYFNTHDEIDRVVQIIRATLA
- a CDS encoding OPT/YSL family transporter, which produces MKGSIDMPADLDTSVPADSPRPRVSFFEPLLLVVSMGLSVLGAIIGMQLIVSLGISANTSIIGALIAIVFSRIPLQVTRRFRVLERQNLVQTAISSATFGAANSLMIPLGVPFAMGMPELVTPMLIGAIAAMLVDGAMLYHLFGSKIFPATGTWPAGVATAEAIWAGDQGGRKAAFLGLGVAAGVAGAIVGVPMSAFGAAFLGNLAALTMFGIGLLIRGYSIPLLHVDIAAAYIPHGLMIGAGIVALFQVAREIHRSRASNDTDPRNLEMSGARATRVLSGGFIAYMLVALLISVLAGHITELSPGMLVGFIVYAALAAYAHELIVGIAAMHSGWFPAFAVALITLTIGIVIGFPPSALAVLAGFSAATGPAFADMGYDLKTGYLLRGEGRDMDAELAGRRQQLIAAMAGFIVAAIVVIAFHDHFFSRNMVPPVDRVYAASVKAGSSMEIARNLSIWAIPGALLQLLGGAKRQLGILLSTGMLIASPLAGWAVLAGLAIRFVITRLRGERHTAEMSAFAGGVIAGDALFSFGGSVSRLHK